One part of the Camelus dromedarius isolate mCamDro1 chromosome 33, mCamDro1.pat, whole genome shotgun sequence genome encodes these proteins:
- the C33H2orf68 gene encoding UPF0561 protein C2orf68 homolog has protein sequence MEGAPGPGPGLCCKPGGRLDMSHGFLHHIRRNQLARDDYDKKVKQAAKEKARRRHTPAPTRPRKPDRQVYLPRHRDGSVHPSNPDCEESGESSSSGGSEPEPPGHQLFCLEFEADSGDITSVIVYQDDDPGKVSEEVSAHTPLDPPMREALKLRIQEEIAKRQSRH, from the exons ATGGAAGGGGCGCCAGGTCCCGGGCCGGGCCTCTGCTGCAAGCCCGGCGGGCGGCTCGACATGAGCCACGGCTTCCTGCACCACATCCGACGGAACCAGCTCGCTCG GGACGACTACGACAAGAAGGTGAAGCAGGCGGCCAAGGAGAAGGCGAGGAGGCGGCACACGCCCGCGCCGACGCGGCCGCGAAAGCCCGACCGGCAGGTGTACCTGCCGCGCCACCGAG ATGGCTCTGTCCACCCAAGCAACCCAGACTGTGAGGAGTCCGGTGAAAGCAGCAGTAGTGGCGGCTCTGAGCCAGAGCCTCCTGGCCATCAGCTCTTCTGCTTAGAATTCGAGGCAGACAGCGGAGACATCACGTCAGTTATCGTGTATCAG GATGATGACCCAGGAAAGGTGAGTGAGGAGGTATCAGCACACACGCCTCTGGATCCACCCATGCGAGAGGCCCTCAAGTTGCGCATCCAGGAGGAGATTGCAAAGCGCCAGAGCCGACACTGA
- the TMEM150A gene encoding transmembrane protein 150A, protein MTAWILLPVSLSAFSITGLWTVYAMAVMNHHVCPVENWSYNESCSPDPPEPGGPKTCCTLDDVPLISKCGTYPPESCLFSLIGNMGAFMVALICLLRYGQLLEQNRHSWVNTTTLITGCTNAAGLVVVSNFQVDHAKSLHYVGTGVAFTAGLLFVCLHCALSYHGATAPQDLAVAYLRILLAAIAFVTLILNGVFFIHESSQLQHGAALCEWVYVIDLLIFYGTFSYEFGAVSSETLVAALQPAPGRACKSSGSSSASTHLNCAPESVAMI, encoded by the exons ATGACCGCCTGGATCCTCCTTCCTGTCAGCCTGTCAGCATTCTCCATCACTGGCCTATGGACTGT GTATGCCATGGCCGTGATGAACCACCACGTGTGCCCCGTGGAGAACTG GTCCTACAACGAATCCTGCTCTCCTGACCCCCCTGAGCCAGGGGGCCCCAAGACCTGCTGCACCCTGGATGATGTCCCCCTCATCAG CAAGTGCGGCACATACCCTCCAGAGAGCTGCCTCTTCAGCCTCATTGGCAACATGGGTGCTTTCATGG TGGCCCTGATCTGCCTCCTGCGCTATGGGCAGCTCCTGGAGCAGAATCGTCATTCCTGGGTTAACACCACGACGCTCATCACAGGCTGCACCAACGCCGCGGGCCTTGTGGTAGTCAGCAACTTTCAG GTGGATCACGCTAAGTCTCTGCACTACGTGGGAACTGGCGTGGCCTTCACCGCCGGCCTGCTCTTTGTCTGCCTGCACTGTGCCCTCTCCTACCATGGGGCCACTGCCCCCCAGGACCTGGCTGTGGCCTACCTGCGGATCCTGCTGGCAGCTATCGCCTTTGTCACTCTGATCCTCA ATGGTGTCTTCTTCATCCACGAGAGCTCCCAGCTGCAGCACGGGGCAGCCCTGTGTGAGTGGGTGTATGTCATCGACCTCCTCATTTTCTACGGTACCTTCAGCTACGAGTTCGGGGCAGTCTCCTCAGAGACACTGGTGGCTGCGCTGCAGCCTGCCCCCGGCCGGGCCTGCAAGTCCTCCGGGAGCAGCAGCGCCTCCACGCACCTCAACTGTGCCCCTGAGAGCGTCGCCATGATCTGA
- the RNF181 gene encoding E3 ubiquitin-protein ligase RNF181 isoform X1 — translation MASYFDEHDCEPLDQQQDARTNMLLELARSLFNRMDFEDLGLVVDWDHHLPPPAAKTAVENLPRTVIRGSQAELKCPVCLLEFEEEETAIEMPCHHLFHSNCILPWLSKTNSCPLCRHELPTDDDTYEEHRRDKARKQQQKHRLENLHGAMYT, via the exons ATGGCGTCCTACTTCGATGAACACGACTGCGAGCCGTTGGACCAACAGCAGGATGCCCGAACTAACATGCTGCTGGAGCTCGCAAG GTCACTTTTTAACAGGATGGACTTTGAAGACTTGGGGTTGGTAGTAGACTGGGATCACCACTTGCCTCCACCTGCTGCCAAGACTGCAGTTGAGAACCTCCCCAGGACAGTCATCAGGGGCTCTCAGGCTG AGCTCAAGTGCCCCGTGTGTCTTTTGGAATTTGAGGAGGAGGAGACTGCCATTGAGATGCCTTGCCATCACCTCTTCCATTCCAACTGCATTCTGCCCTGGCTGAGCAAG ACAAACTCCTGCCCCCTGTGCCGCCATGAGCTACCCACTGATGATGACACTTATGAGGAACACAGACGAGATAAG GCTCgcaagcagcagcagaagcaccGACTGGAGAACCTCCATGGAGCCATGTACACATGA
- the RNF181 gene encoding E3 ubiquitin-protein ligase RNF181 isoform X2: MASYFDEHDCEPLDQQQDARTNMLLELARSLFNRMDFEDLGLVVDWDHHLPPPAAKTAVENLPRTVIRGSQAELKCPVCLLEFEEEETAIEMPCHHLFHSNCILPWLSKARKQQQKHRLENLHGAMYT, translated from the exons ATGGCGTCCTACTTCGATGAACACGACTGCGAGCCGTTGGACCAACAGCAGGATGCCCGAACTAACATGCTGCTGGAGCTCGCAAG GTCACTTTTTAACAGGATGGACTTTGAAGACTTGGGGTTGGTAGTAGACTGGGATCACCACTTGCCTCCACCTGCTGCCAAGACTGCAGTTGAGAACCTCCCCAGGACAGTCATCAGGGGCTCTCAGGCTG AGCTCAAGTGCCCCGTGTGTCTTTTGGAATTTGAGGAGGAGGAGACTGCCATTGAGATGCCTTGCCATCACCTCTTCCATTCCAACTGCATTCTGCCCTGGCTGAGCAAG GCTCgcaagcagcagcagaagcaccGACTGGAGAACCTCCATGGAGCCATGTACACATGA
- the VAMP5 gene encoding vesicle-associated membrane protein 5 isoform X1 has product MAGKELEQCQRQADEVTEIMLNNFGKVLERDGKLAELEKRSDQLLDMSSAFSKTTKTMARKKRWENIRCRIYLGAIVGGSLVIILIVLLAVFLSLSSKNSGASQAQGAGASSGPGD; this is encoded by the exons ATG GCAGGGAAAGAGCTGGAGCAGTGCCAGCGGCAGGCAGATGAGGTGACAGAAATCATGCTCAACAACTTCGGCAAGGTCCTGGAGCGTGACGGGAAGCTGGCGGAGCTGGAAAAACGTTCAGACCAACTCCTAGATATG AGCTCAGCCTTCAGCAAGACAACCAAGACTATGGCCCGGAAGAAGCGCTGGGAGAACATCCGTTGCCGGATCTACTTGGGGGCGATCGTGGGCGGCAGCCTGGTCATTATACTGATCGTGCTGCTGGCCGTCTTTCTCTCACTGAGCAGCAAGAACAGTGGTGCCTCACAGGCCCAGGGCGCAGGTGCTTCCTCAGGGCCTGGGGACTGA
- the VAMP5 gene encoding vesicle-associated membrane protein 5 isoform X2, with translation MLNNFGKVLERDGKLAELEKRSDQLLDMSSAFSKTTKTMARKKRWENIRCRIYLGAIVGGSLVIILIVLLAVFLSLSSKNSGASQAQGAGASSGPGD, from the exons ATGCTCAACAACTTCGGCAAGGTCCTGGAGCGTGACGGGAAGCTGGCGGAGCTGGAAAAACGTTCAGACCAACTCCTAGATATG AGCTCAGCCTTCAGCAAGACAACCAAGACTATGGCCCGGAAGAAGCGCTGGGAGAACATCCGTTGCCGGATCTACTTGGGGGCGATCGTGGGCGGCAGCCTGGTCATTATACTGATCGTGCTGCTGGCCGTCTTTCTCTCACTGAGCAGCAAGAACAGTGGTGCCTCACAGGCCCAGGGCGCAGGTGCTTCCTCAGGGCCTGGGGACTGA